The Spirochaeta isovalerica genome includes a window with the following:
- a CDS encoding IS3 family transposase, with protein sequence MRPGIKREVVDHLKKYFGFSTRRSCTLAQIARSTYLYTPKPNDDEKIIKEIYKILEKSQKYGCEMVHMKLRQKKILINHKRTERIYREQGLQIKTRARRKKIAAVERQPVELPENPGVVWAMDFVSDSVAHRRKLKILTVIDPVSNRSPLIHPAFSINGKEVANRLEIAKEEHGKPEYIQCDNGPEFRSKELDQWCYENGIKLVFSRPGKPTDNCHIESFNGTFRNECLNSHYFLSLKDAREKIIDWWEEYNVERPQKRLKGMTPLEYEGMLKKRKSNPTSGRM encoded by the coding sequence CTGCGACCCGGAATAAAACGAGAGGTCGTTGACCATCTGAAAAAGTATTTCGGGTTTTCAACCAGGCGCAGTTGTACTCTGGCTCAAATTGCCAGATCTACATATCTATATACTCCCAAACCAAATGATGATGAGAAAATTATCAAAGAGATCTATAAGATTCTGGAGAAAAGCCAGAAATATGGATGCGAGATGGTACATATGAAACTCCGTCAGAAGAAGATTCTAATCAATCATAAACGGACTGAGAGGATTTATAGGGAACAAGGTCTTCAGATCAAGACCAGGGCCAGGAGAAAGAAGATTGCCGCTGTTGAAAGGCAGCCTGTTGAGCTTCCAGAAAACCCAGGTGTAGTCTGGGCAATGGATTTTGTCAGTGATTCTGTTGCTCATAGGAGGAAGCTGAAGATCTTGACTGTTATTGATCCAGTGAGTAATAGATCTCCATTGATTCATCCTGCATTCTCTATCAATGGGAAAGAGGTCGCAAATCGGTTGGAGATAGCAAAAGAGGAGCATGGAAAACCTGAATATATTCAATGTGATAACGGACCGGAATTCAGAAGTAAAGAGCTAGATCAATGGTGTTATGAGAATGGAATTAAGCTCGTTTTCTCAAGGCCGGGAAAACCAACGGACAACTGTCATATTGAAAGTTTCAATGGAACGTTTCGAAATGAGTGTCTGAACTCTCATTATTTTTTATCACTAAAAGATGCCAGAGAAAAGATCATTGATTGGTGGGAAGAATACAACGTTGAAAGACCTCAGAAGAGGTTAAAAGGAATGACACCTTTAGAATATGAAGGTATGCTGAAAAAGCGGAAAAGTAATCCTACGAGTGGTCGAATGTAG
- a CDS encoding transposase: MKKRFTEEQIVKILGEQKLGKQVKDIAREYGISTNTFFNWKKKYGDMTKQEIVKLRQLEEENERLKKLIADLSLDNMAQKEIIKKFCDPE, from the coding sequence ATGAAAAAGAGATTTACAGAAGAACAGATCGTCAAAATCCTTGGCGAGCAAAAATTAGGAAAACAGGTAAAAGACATCGCCAGAGAGTACGGAATCAGTACCAATACATTCTTCAACTGGAAGAAGAAATATGGTGACATGACAAAGCAAGAAATTGTTAAGCTGCGGCAGCTGGAAGAAGAGAATGAGCGTTTAAAGAAACTGATCGCCGATCTATCTCTTGATAATATGGCTCAGAAGGAAATCATAAAAAAGTTCTGCGACCCGGAATAA
- a CDS encoding PD40 domain-containing protein, giving the protein MSLLIVNLGGCFSGKGGEAILLKPGLISREALFEYPCSVWEDGGIVIFGAMDVKRNRFLLVSEIDSQGVWMPAKKIGFTGQNEMEAIFSPDRKRLYFSADNQKNRGKPHDLFYVERIGDGWGEPVKFPDEINSSSTEYYASSSANGNLYFTREGKGIFRSVYLNGAYQQAEKIEELSTYSFASHPFISPDESFIIFDARGKNSLGSADLFISFQKRGVFSEPVNLGDRISSRDWDAMASLSEDGRTLYFVRENSAGRDVFQAAFNSRWYRASGLW; this is encoded by the coding sequence ATGTCTTTGTTAATTGTTAACCTCGGCGGGTGCTTTTCCGGAAAAGGTGGCGAGGCGATTCTGTTAAAACCGGGGTTAATATCTCGGGAAGCGCTATTCGAATATCCCTGTTCTGTTTGGGAGGACGGAGGCATCGTAATATTCGGCGCCATGGATGTGAAGCGAAACCGCTTTCTGCTTGTTTCAGAGATAGATTCCCAGGGAGTATGGATGCCTGCGAAAAAAATCGGATTCACCGGTCAGAATGAAATGGAGGCTATCTTCTCTCCTGATAGAAAGCGCTTGTATTTCTCTGCTGATAACCAAAAAAACAGGGGGAAACCTCACGATCTGTTCTATGTGGAAAGAATCGGTGACGGTTGGGGAGAACCTGTCAAATTTCCCGATGAAATAAACAGCTCGTCCACTGAATACTATGCGTCTTCATCGGCTAATGGAAATCTCTATTTTACAAGAGAGGGGAAAGGTATTTTTCGTTCGGTTTATCTGAATGGTGCTTATCAACAAGCTGAAAAAATAGAGGAACTCTCCACTTATTCCTTTGCTTCTCACCCATTTATTTCCCCCGATGAAAGTTTTATTATATTCGATGCCCGGGGTAAGAATTCTTTAGGCAGTGCTGATCTGTTTATATCTTTTCAAAAAAGAGGTGTCTTTTCCGAGCCTGTAAATCTTGGAGACCGAATCAGCAGCCGGGACTGGGATGCCATGGCCTCACTGAGCGAAGATGGTCGTACCTTATATTTTGTAAGGGAAAACAGTGCCGGTCGGGATGTGTTTCAGGCAGCCTTTAATTCACGATGGTATAGGGCTTCCGGTCTCTGGTAA
- a CDS encoding Hsp20/alpha crystallin family protein — MRYMTTTKTRPVSVMDQLIDSMFYDTPSAVSWRAFPVDVVEENDSYLVSAELPGFAEEEVEITLNDNLMVISANKKEEDKEENASKYLIRERAEGQYKRSFSLPKDADREAIKATLKEGVLNVTISKKPEAKPMSIKIN; from the coding sequence ATGAGATATATGACAACAACAAAAACAAGACCTGTAAGCGTTATGGATCAGCTGATTGATTCCATGTTCTACGATACCCCTTCTGCAGTTAGCTGGAGAGCATTTCCAGTGGATGTCGTTGAAGAAAACGATAGTTACCTCGTCAGTGCGGAACTTCCCGGGTTTGCTGAAGAAGAAGTGGAAATCACTCTGAATGATAATCTGATGGTTATCAGCGCTAACAAGAAAGAAGAAGATAAAGAGGAAAATGCCTCAAAATATCTGATCCGTGAGAGAGCTGAAGGTCAGTACAAAAGAAGTTTCTCTCTCCCCAAAGATGCGGATAGAGAGGCTATCAAAGCCACATTGAAAGAAGGCGTTCTCAATGTGACAATCAGCAAGAAACCCGAAGCCAAGCCTATGAGCATTAAAATCAACTGA
- a CDS encoding glycoside hydrolase family 2 protein — translation MRIIKDINFNWKYTDQFKEEFIGEDFDDSHFSEVNIPHSNIEVPFNNFPEEIYQFESCYRKSLWIDKWHDDEMVFIHFEGVMTYAKVYLNGQYLGEHKGGYTGFRIDLTPAARSEDYNLLAVYVDSRERSDIPPFGHVVDYMTFGGIYREVSLEYCHKVYIESSLIKGRNLLSETPLMEVDLHLKNSDGRSGVISCNGELVRENRCVLNFSREIALSGNENQLHRFNCSLENIELWDIENPALYHLNLTLTEKGKETGNYSYRCGFRDISYRPDGFFLNGRRIKIRGLNRHQTYPYAGNAMPKSAQYKDAEILKEELGVNAVRLSHYPQSRHFLDRCDELGLLVFDEIPGWQHIGDDDWKKISLKNVEEMIKTDGNHPSIFIWGVRINESQDDDEFYAKTNDLARSLDNSRPTGGVRCFPGSRLLEDVYTYNDFNHSGKNAGLIKRKKAAKSKVPYLITEHNGHMFPSKKFDNEKHRTDQAKRHLTVLDRMYGDSEISGAIGWSMFDYYTHQDFGSGDKICYHGVMDMFRIPKNASFAYASQQDENPVMYISSSMNIGENEGSLLGDVYIFTNCDSVKMYKGGNFVKEFYPRRDLYPHLPHPPVIIDDFLGDAIEKNETFSRRNAAVIKELMTKISREGYSLGLIDTIRMGLLFLKTGMNYKDAEDLYTKYFGGWGGAANSYTFEGFIDGECVKRVEKNQNALPRLVLSVDKTELREEETWDCTRCIVSLADSSGNIFHYGNDAFHIETTGPIEVIGPETIALVGGSVGFWLKTRGEGGQAQVKIHSGRFGTIEENLNIEVRGK, via the coding sequence ATGAGGATAATAAAAGATATTAATTTCAACTGGAAATACACAGATCAGTTCAAAGAGGAATTTATTGGTGAAGATTTTGACGATAGTCATTTCTCAGAAGTCAACATCCCCCACAGCAATATAGAAGTTCCCTTTAACAATTTCCCCGAGGAGATCTATCAGTTCGAGAGCTGTTACAGAAAATCTCTGTGGATAGATAAATGGCATGATGATGAAATGGTTTTCATTCATTTCGAAGGGGTTATGACCTATGCAAAAGTCTATCTGAACGGACAGTACCTGGGGGAGCACAAAGGGGGCTATACGGGTTTCCGTATCGATCTGACTCCAGCCGCCAGATCTGAGGATTACAATCTTCTGGCAGTCTATGTCGATTCGAGGGAAAGAAGCGATATACCCCCTTTCGGCCATGTCGTCGACTACATGACATTCGGAGGAATTTACAGGGAAGTCTCACTGGAATATTGTCACAAAGTCTATATTGAATCTTCGCTTATCAAGGGCCGGAATCTGCTATCGGAAACACCCCTGATGGAAGTCGATCTGCATCTGAAAAATTCCGACGGCAGATCGGGGGTTATATCCTGCAACGGCGAACTGGTCCGGGAAAACAGGTGTGTTTTAAACTTTTCGAGAGAAATCGCTCTCAGCGGGAATGAGAATCAGCTCCACCGCTTTAACTGCAGCCTGGAGAATATCGAGCTCTGGGATATTGAGAATCCCGCCCTGTACCATCTCAATCTGACATTAACGGAAAAGGGAAAAGAAACAGGAAATTACTCTTATCGATGCGGTTTCCGGGACATATCCTACAGACCTGATGGTTTTTTCCTCAATGGGCGGAGGATTAAAATCAGAGGTCTCAACCGCCATCAGACTTACCCCTATGCCGGGAATGCCATGCCGAAGAGCGCTCAGTACAAGGATGCGGAAATACTGAAGGAGGAACTGGGAGTCAACGCCGTCCGCCTTTCCCATTATCCCCAAAGCCGGCATTTTCTCGATCGCTGCGATGAACTGGGATTGCTCGTCTTTGATGAAATTCCGGGATGGCAGCACATAGGCGATGATGACTGGAAGAAGATCTCTTTAAAAAATGTCGAAGAGATGATCAAAACAGACGGGAATCATCCCTCCATATTTATCTGGGGCGTGAGAATTAATGAATCTCAGGACGATGATGAATTTTATGCGAAAACCAATGATCTTGCCCGGAGCCTCGACAATTCCCGCCCGACGGGAGGCGTTCGCTGTTTTCCCGGCAGCAGGCTTCTGGAAGATGTCTATACTTACAATGATTTTAATCACTCCGGCAAGAATGCCGGTTTGATCAAACGGAAAAAAGCGGCTAAATCCAAAGTGCCCTATTTGATAACCGAACACAACGGCCATATGTTTCCCTCGAAAAAATTTGATAATGAAAAGCATAGAACCGATCAGGCGAAACGTCACCTCACGGTCCTGGACAGGATGTACGGAGACAGTGAAATATCCGGCGCCATAGGCTGGTCCATGTTCGACTATTACACCCATCAGGATTTCGGAAGCGGAGATAAAATCTGTTACCACGGAGTCATGGATATGTTCCGGATTCCCAAAAATGCCTCTTTTGCCTATGCCTCTCAACAGGATGAAAATCCGGTTATGTATATTTCCTCTTCCATGAACATCGGCGAAAACGAAGGTTCTCTTCTGGGAGATGTTTACATCTTTACCAACTGCGATTCTGTAAAGATGTATAAAGGCGGAAACTTTGTCAAAGAGTTCTATCCCCGGCGAGACCTCTACCCTCACCTTCCCCATCCTCCTGTGATCATTGATGATTTTCTGGGAGATGCCATTGAAAAGAATGAAACCTTTTCCCGGCGCAACGCCGCCGTCATTAAGGAGCTTATGACAAAAATCAGCAGAGAGGGATACAGCCTGGGATTGATCGATACAATCAGAATGGGACTTCTCTTCCTGAAAACCGGAATGAATTACAAAGATGCCGAAGACCTCTATACAAAGTACTTCGGCGGCTGGGGCGGTGCTGCAAACAGCTACACTTTTGAAGGGTTCATCGACGGGGAATGTGTCAAAAGGGTTGAGAAGAATCAAAATGCTCTGCCCCGACTGGTTCTTTCCGTGGACAAAACAGAACTGAGGGAAGAGGAAACCTGGGACTGTACCAGGTGCATAGTCAGCCTCGCTGACTCTTCAGGGAATATCTTTCATTACGGGAACGACGCATTCCATATTGAAACGACAGGGCCTATAGAAGTAATCGGGCCCGAAACAATCGCCCTTGTCGGCGGATCGGTCGGATTCTGGCTGAAAACCAGAGGAGAAGGGGGACAGGCTCAGGTAAAAATACATTCCGGCCGCTTCGGAACTATAGAAGAAAATCTGAATATTGAGGTACGCGGAAAATGA
- a CDS encoding TetR/AcrR family transcriptional regulator, with the protein MEELTTREKILQEAEKQFIDRGIQNTQMKEIAEAVKINRRTLYRYFPTKEELAFEVELVVMDKLQFNPEMDESRNHKLTGFEKIKLYFDEVNLDGIRDLLKFTAEFDRYFQDEYPGRELEELFISKLDPGNDILYVYIKEGCEDGSLRNDLTAHEIFTFISQNFLGFFQRLIIREKHLVHEHCDNVDFQKLFRKIVLSGIKAEP; encoded by the coding sequence ATGGAAGAATTAACAACCCGCGAGAAAATTCTTCAGGAAGCGGAGAAGCAGTTTATTGACAGGGGAATCCAGAATACCCAGATGAAAGAGATCGCCGAGGCGGTCAAAATCAACAGAAGAACTCTCTACCGTTATTTTCCCACGAAAGAAGAACTGGCTTTTGAAGTGGAACTCGTTGTTATGGACAAACTGCAGTTCAATCCCGAAATGGATGAGTCCCGGAATCATAAACTAACGGGTTTCGAAAAAATCAAACTGTATTTTGACGAAGTGAATCTCGATGGGATCCGGGATCTTCTGAAGTTTACCGCCGAATTCGACCGGTATTTTCAGGACGAGTATCCCGGCAGGGAATTGGAGGAGCTCTTTATCTCCAAGCTGGATCCGGGGAATGATATTCTCTATGTCTATATAAAAGAGGGTTGTGAAGACGGGTCTCTGCGCAATGATCTGACGGCCCACGAAATTTTTACTTTTATCAGTCAGAATTTTCTCGGGTTTTTTCAGAGACTTATCATCAGAGAAAAGCATCTCGTACACGAACATTGTGATAACGTCGATTTTCAGAAGCTGTTCCGGAAGATCGTTCTTAGCGGCATCAAAGCGGAACCGTGA
- the lysS gene encoding lysine--tRNA ligase, with protein MSNDRPTSTHWADINADKIIREKGTKDHYTCASGITPSGTVHIGNFREIISVDLVVRALRDKGENVRFIYSWDDYDVFRKVPKNMPQQELLETYLRKPITLVPDVLGDSESYAAANEKNLEELLPIVGVKPEYIYQAAKYRNSDYADGIKTALEHRDVIRRQLNESRTSDLPDDWYPVSVFCNKCDRDTTKVTGWDGDYGVSYTCDSCGNDETVDLRKTPGVKLPWRIDWPMRWAYEGVDFEPAGKDHHSEGGSFDTARKTSKEVYGHEAPVTFQYDFISIKGRGGKISSSTGEVISLADVLEVYTPEVTRFMFAGTRPNTEFAISFDLDVLKIYEDYDKCERTYFNKPDNDKAMKKWEKQARIYELSQVDKVPETMSYQIQIRYLSTLLQIFSGDIDRVIEFLGDVKPDQVDRLKARAACAWNWVKNFAPDDFTFSLKAEDAAPIEVSEVEGKALRLLAEKIETHMDSCTEKEFSTHLYDVARELEIESGDFFPVVYKALIGKEKGPRLISFLYIIGKEKLLKLLGKY; from the coding sequence ATGAGTAACGATAGACCGACATCAACACACTGGGCGGATATAAACGCCGATAAGATTATAAGAGAAAAAGGAACGAAGGATCATTATACCTGCGCCTCGGGAATTACCCCCTCGGGAACCGTTCACATCGGAAATTTCAGAGAGATCATCTCTGTCGATCTGGTTGTGCGTGCTCTGAGAGACAAGGGAGAAAATGTCCGCTTCATCTATTCGTGGGACGACTATGACGTATTCCGGAAAGTTCCCAAGAATATGCCCCAACAAGAATTGCTGGAAACCTACCTTCGCAAGCCCATCACTCTGGTACCGGACGTATTGGGAGATAGCGAGAGCTATGCCGCGGCTAATGAGAAAAACCTCGAAGAGCTCCTGCCCATAGTCGGAGTGAAGCCCGAATATATTTATCAAGCCGCCAAATACCGCAACTCCGATTACGCTGATGGTATAAAAACAGCGCTGGAGCACAGAGATGTGATAAGAAGACAGCTCAATGAAAGCCGGACTTCCGACCTGCCGGACGATTGGTACCCCGTATCGGTTTTCTGTAACAAATGCGACCGGGACACGACAAAAGTTACGGGCTGGGACGGCGACTACGGCGTATCCTATACCTGCGATTCCTGCGGAAACGATGAGACCGTCGACCTGAGAAAAACTCCCGGAGTCAAACTGCCCTGGAGAATCGACTGGCCGATGAGATGGGCCTATGAAGGCGTGGACTTCGAACCCGCCGGAAAAGACCACCACTCGGAAGGGGGAAGCTTCGACACGGCACGGAAAACTTCAAAAGAAGTATACGGACATGAAGCACCGGTAACCTTCCAGTACGACTTTATCAGCATTAAGGGAAGAGGCGGAAAAATCAGTTCATCAACAGGGGAAGTTATCTCTCTGGCCGATGTTCTGGAAGTGTACACTCCCGAAGTGACGAGATTCATGTTCGCTGGAACAAGACCCAACACGGAGTTTGCCATATCCTTCGACCTCGATGTTCTGAAGATCTACGAGGACTACGATAAATGCGAGCGGACTTACTTTAACAAGCCCGATAATGACAAAGCTATGAAGAAATGGGAGAAACAGGCGAGAATCTACGAACTGTCCCAGGTGGATAAGGTTCCCGAAACCATGTCCTATCAGATTCAGATCCGCTACCTCTCAACTCTGCTGCAGATCTTCTCCGGAGATATAGACCGGGTGATCGAGTTCCTCGGCGATGTGAAACCGGACCAGGTGGACAGATTGAAAGCCCGTGCGGCCTGTGCCTGGAACTGGGTGAAAAACTTCGCTCCCGACGACTTTACCTTCAGCCTGAAGGCGGAAGATGCCGCGCCGATCGAAGTCAGCGAAGTCGAAGGAAAAGCCCTGAGACTTCTTGCCGAGAAAATTGAAACCCATATGGATTCCTGTACGGAGAAAGAATTCAGCACCCATCTCTATGATGTGGCCAGAGAACTGGAAATTGAATCGGGCGATTTCTTCCCCGTGGTATATAAAGCGCTGATCGGCAAAGAGAAAGGTCCCAGACTGATCAGCTTCCTCTATATTATAGGTAAGGAAAAACTCCTCAAGCTTCTGGGAAAGTACTGA
- a CDS encoding septal ring lytic transglycosylase RlpA family protein, translated as MKRNLLIIALLTVVSSLFAYEQIGIASWYGGKFHGRATANGEIFNTHDLTAAHKELPFNTVVTVTNMANGRSVQVRINDRGPFVGDRIIDLSYAAAKALDMVRDGTANVLLETSDFEELQITYNIQVGAYKTIEYAREMKEKLEDAGFAPVAELANSGVTRILIKGIPESETHPIVVRLAQLGIRNPLVKQN; from the coding sequence ATGAAAAGAAACCTCCTCATTATTGCCTTACTGACAGTTGTATCTTCCCTCTTTGCTTATGAGCAGATCGGGATTGCGTCATGGTACGGCGGAAAGTTTCATGGAAGAGCGACCGCCAACGGCGAGATATTTAATACACACGATCTTACAGCGGCGCATAAGGAACTGCCATTTAATACAGTCGTTACAGTGACCAATATGGCTAACGGCAGATCGGTGCAGGTTAGGATAAATGACAGAGGCCCTTTTGTGGGCGACAGGATCATCGACTTGTCCTACGCTGCAGCAAAAGCGCTGGATATGGTAAGGGACGGAACAGCCAATGTGCTTCTGGAAACTTCGGATTTCGAAGAACTCCAGATAACATATAACATCCAGGTAGGCGCATATAAAACAATTGAATATGCCAGGGAGATGAAAGAGAAGCTGGAAGATGCGGGTTTTGCACCCGTAGCAGAGCTGGCAAACAGCGGTGTTACCCGTATATTGATTAAAGGTATACCGGAGAGTGAAACCCATCCTATCGTAGTACGGCTGGCCCAGTTGGGGATAAGAAATCCCCTGGTAAAACAGAACTGA
- a CDS encoding phosphatase PAP2 family protein, with protein MQENILLFFKNAATPFLDQIAELITMLGEQYVFILIISYFYWNISKRKGFKLAVAFLYSSLLNALLKLAFHAPRPFEKLDFIKGKRVETATGYSFPSGHTQGSTTFFITLSRIIKKKRFTVPALLVILAIGVSRVYLGVHWPVDVIGGWVFGIILAYLFCAIVDRYYDEPEKLKLIFFRIQGVVLCFSAALLLLDLFHLHGSMKIEDFFKLSGISSGAVYGFFFEMRYIRFSPENGGRAVRFIRFILGLAVSVALMSGTKLILPEHYITDFFRYALVGLWITYLWPAAGLKLKLFRAEDPSL; from the coding sequence ATGCAGGAAAACATTCTACTGTTCTTCAAGAACGCCGCCACGCCTTTTCTGGATCAGATCGCAGAGTTGATCACTATGCTCGGAGAGCAATATGTATTCATCCTTATTATTTCCTATTTTTACTGGAACATCTCCAAAAGGAAGGGGTTTAAACTCGCTGTAGCCTTTCTGTATTCTTCGCTTCTCAATGCTCTGTTGAAGCTGGCATTTCATGCTCCCCGGCCCTTTGAGAAGCTGGATTTCATTAAGGGAAAACGGGTTGAAACCGCGACCGGTTATTCTTTCCCGAGCGGGCATACCCAGGGGTCGACGACATTTTTCATTACCTTATCGCGAATTATCAAAAAGAAACGGTTTACTGTTCCTGCCCTGCTGGTGATTCTGGCCATCGGAGTAAGCAGGGTATATCTCGGTGTTCACTGGCCTGTCGATGTCATAGGGGGCTGGGTTTTCGGGATTATCCTGGCTTATCTGTTCTGTGCTATCGTTGACCGGTATTATGATGAACCGGAAAAACTCAAATTGATTTTTTTCAGGATACAGGGCGTCGTTCTTTGTTTTTCAGCGGCACTTCTGCTGCTTGATCTTTTCCATCTTCATGGCAGTATGAAAATAGAAGACTTTTTTAAGCTGTCGGGTATTTCCAGCGGAGCCGTTTACGGCTTTTTCTTCGAGATGAGGTATATTCGATTCTCTCCTGAAAATGGAGGGAGAGCGGTCAGGTTTATCCGGTTTATATTAGGACTGGCAGTCTCGGTGGCTTTAATGAGCGGGACAAAGTTGATCCTTCCCGAGCATTACATAACAGATTTTTTCCGTTATGCTCTTGTCGGACTATGGATAACATATCTCTGGCCTGCGGCGGGGCTGAAGTTAAAACTATTCCGTGCGGAGGATCCGTCACTATAG
- a CDS encoding MFS transporter codes for MNQAKNPENLPLWKKIVFAAGQFGWSLGGFSVGSLMNYFYFPPETADGLVFRPYIFQGAVFGVLTILGLASGLGRVFDAFNDPWIAGISDRLKVKFGRRRTFMAISALPTALLSVLVFTPPIQGISSVNAVWLVVTVLLFYLSITAYTIPYTALIAELGHSSKDRLFLSTLTSVGWALGFFIGNSVYALKDVFMSLGLEPEGAFRAVLIGFSLIGFTAMILPVIFIDENRYAHRGESKEKPFQAIVNSLKNVNFRILLLSSFSYFLANTLLEAGIVFYVTILMGMPESMAFTLMAVMFILSFVLYPFVVKLADRKGKKQLLAAGFIVQAFVFFLIFLCGITNGSSSLIIGWTAIFIQAVPSAITGILPNAMVSDIARADGIATGSHKAASFFACNGFTMKLAVSAGNFLLPSFLLLGKSVDNPKGVIVSALFSTAVMTGGVYFLSQYDERGIERQLAEEKNPAGVPVL; via the coding sequence ATGAACCAGGCAAAAAATCCCGAAAATCTACCCCTTTGGAAAAAAATAGTGTTCGCGGCCGGTCAGTTCGGCTGGAGTCTCGGAGGATTTTCCGTGGGATCTCTGATGAATTATTTCTACTTTCCTCCGGAAACCGCTGATGGTCTCGTTTTCAGACCCTATATCTTCCAGGGAGCTGTATTCGGCGTTTTAACTATTCTCGGGCTGGCCAGCGGACTGGGCCGTGTTTTTGATGCATTCAACGACCCCTGGATAGCGGGGATCTCCGATAGACTGAAAGTTAAATTCGGCAGGAGAAGAACTTTTATGGCCATTTCGGCCTTACCGACCGCACTCCTTTCGGTACTGGTCTTTACGCCGCCGATCCAGGGGATCAGTTCTGTCAATGCTGTCTGGCTTGTGGTGACCGTGCTCCTCTTTTATCTGTCCATCACCGCCTATACGATACCCTATACGGCTCTTATCGCCGAACTGGGCCATAGCTCAAAAGACAGACTCTTTCTCAGTACGCTGACTTCCGTCGGCTGGGCTCTCGGTTTCTTTATAGGGAATTCAGTCTATGCTCTCAAAGATGTTTTTATGTCACTGGGCCTGGAGCCCGAAGGGGCTTTTCGAGCCGTTCTGATCGGATTTTCCCTTATAGGTTTTACAGCCATGATCCTCCCGGTTATTTTCATAGACGAAAACCGCTATGCCCACAGGGGGGAGTCCAAGGAAAAACCCTTTCAGGCCATTGTCAATTCTCTGAAAAATGTAAACTTCCGGATTCTTCTCCTCAGTTCTTTCAGCTACTTTCTGGCCAACACCCTTCTGGAAGCTGGGATCGTCTTTTATGTCACCATCCTGATGGGGATGCCAGAAAGCATGGCTTTTACATTAATGGCTGTCATGTTCATTCTCAGCTTTGTTCTCTATCCGTTTGTTGTAAAACTGGCCGACAGAAAAGGGAAGAAACAGCTTCTGGCTGCAGGGTTTATCGTACAGGCTTTTGTCTTTTTCCTTATCTTCCTCTGCGGAATCACAAATGGCTCGTCGTCACTTATAATCGGTTGGACAGCGATATTCATACAGGCTGTACCTTCAGCCATAACGGGGATTCTGCCCAATGCCATGGTTTCGGATATCGCCAGAGCTGACGGCATCGCAACAGGAAGTCATAAAGCCGCTTCCTTTTTTGCCTGCAACGGATTCACGATGAAACTGGCTGTCTCTGCGGGAAATTTTCTTCTTCCCTCTTTTCTTCTTCTGGGGAAAAGTGTCGACAACCCGAAAGGAGTCATAGTTTCGGCCCTTTTTTCCACGGCGGTCATGACAGGGGGGGTATATTTCCTGAGCCAATACGATGAGAGGGGAATCGAGAGACAGCTGGCTGAAGAAAAGAATCCCGCAGGAGTGCCTGTTTTATGA